In Desulforhopalus sp., a single window of DNA contains:
- a CDS encoding response regulator yields the protein MSEKILLIDDEEDFLSLMSERMEARNMQVSTSSSAKDGLAKATQGNYDAVILDLMMPEMNGIEVLKILKEKNPDVEVILLTGHATIKQGIEAMKLGALDLLEKPANIDALTEKIHAAQAKKMLIVEKKNEEMIKKIMATKGW from the coding sequence ATGTCTGAGAAAATATTACTGATCGATGATGAAGAAGATTTCCTGAGCCTGATGTCGGAGCGGATGGAGGCCAGGAACATGCAGGTATCCACCTCTTCATCGGCAAAGGATGGCCTGGCAAAAGCTACCCAGGGAAACTATGACGCAGTCATTCTCGACTTGATGATGCCGGAGATGAACGGCATCGAAGTTCTGAAAATTCTTAAGGAAAAAAATCCGGATGTCGAGGTTATCCTGCTTACCGGTCATGCCACCATCAAGCAGGGTATTGAGGCGATGAAACTCGGCGCCCTCGACCTGCTGGAAAAACCGGCAAATATAGATGCCCTGACGGAGAAAATTCACGCCGCCCAGGCCAAGAAAATGCTCATCGTCGAGAAAAAAAACGAAGAGATGATTAAGAAGATCATGGCCACCAAGGGCTGGTGA
- a CDS encoding response regulator, whose protein sequence is MPSEKGSKLRILVVEDDFMVRQVIRDILDSYGSVDIAVNGEEAVQAFRVAWRKQVPYDLICMDIMMPTMDGNEALVKIRDVEKALGIIGSEEVKVIMISALDDAKTVVKAYSKGGATSYIVKPIEKERLLSEMRSIGLIV, encoded by the coding sequence ATGCCAAGTGAAAAGGGATCGAAATTGAGGATTTTGGTGGTTGAAGATGATTTTATGGTCAGGCAGGTTATTCGTGATATCCTCGATAGTTATGGTTCTGTCGATATCGCTGTGAACGGCGAGGAAGCCGTCCAGGCCTTTCGCGTCGCTTGGCGCAAGCAGGTACCGTACGATCTTATTTGCATGGATATCATGATGCCGACGATGGACGGCAACGAGGCCTTGGTGAAAATCCGCGACGTGGAGAAGGCCCTGGGCATCATCGGTTCCGAGGAGGTGAAGGTGATTATGATTTCGGCGCTGGATGATGCGAAGACGGTCGTCAAGGCCTATTCAAAAGGGGGAGCAACTTCCTATATCGTTAAACCGATAGAAAAGGAGCGCCTGCTCAGTGAAATGCGCAGTATCGGTCTGATTGTCTGA